The Bifidobacterium coryneforme genome segment CTTCCGCCTTTCCTGGAAGCTGATTGCAGGGGCGGCCGGATTCGGCTGCCTGGCAGCAGCCCTCTTTGCCGTCTACGTGATGCGTCGGGACCATGGAAAGGACTACCTGCATCCGTCCACGTGGTTCCATACCTTCCAGCCGACCAGAAGTCTGCCCGATGCCATAGGCGTCCTCTTTACCGGGAACCTGTCCGGGTTCGCTGGTCTGCTCATGGCGGTATGCATCGTGCTGGCCCTGGCCGCCTCACTCCTGCTGAGTGGCAGGCGTTTCCGCGAAGGGCTGTCCCTGGTCCTCTCCTTCCTGCTGATCGGGTTGATTTACGTCTGCAGTGCGGCGGTTTCCGGCCCCCTTGCCAATATCCTGACCGCAGCCTGGTACCGAGGTGAAACCAGACCCCTGGCCATGCTGCCCCTGGCGATAATCCCCCTCCTTGTTTTCGGGGCGCGCTGCCTCTTGAATCCCCAGCCGGCGGTGTGGAAGTGCGGCAAGAAGGTCCTGACAGGTTCGACGGATGTGACCACGGACTGGCTGTCTGCGCCGGCCGTGAATGGTGCCTTCCGGGTCCTGACGGTTACTGCACTCTCTCTGGTCCTGGTCGTGGCGGGGAATATATACAATCCTCGACGCGATGATCTGGCTCTGCTGGCTGAGGCCAACACAGTCCTGGACAGGGAGGATCCGCACTCGCAGCTGACGAGGGCCAAGTTCGAGGCGCTGACCACTGTCAGGAACCGGGCCGGTCAGGATGATGCGGTGATTGTCTCCGACCCCCTGAACGGCTCCATGTATGGGATGACCCTGTATGGGCTCAACATGCTTTACCCTGTCTACAATCCTATGGACACCAAAAACGGCAAGGTATTCGGGGAGGTTGAACATGCCTTTGCCTCAGGTGATGCCGATAGGCTCCTGACCACGGTCTGTCCGGTGGATCCCAGCTTCACCCAGCATGGCCCCGGTGGCGCCGTCGCGGCTCCGAAGTACTTCCTGACCATGGGGCCTCAGGCACCCGACCTGCACATGTTCACCTACAGGGCCCAGTATGACCCCTTCCATGATCAGAACCTCATTGACGGGTATGTCAAGTTCGGGTGCCTTGCAGAAGGTGGAGGACTTTGGCGCTCCTGCCGGCGACGGGGAGCACTGGGCGCTCTACCGGTTCGCCTGCCGGTGACCCAAGTCGTCTCCTGCTTCTGCCTGTGCATGTTCGCACCGCCGTCTTTGGCCGTGCTGCCCTATTCCCGCATGATGTGGGCAGGCTCGTCAGAACTCGGAAGCCGGTATGACCTTGCTGTTTGCGAATCTTCTGTTCTCTTCCCTGGGGTGTGCGTGTCCGTCAGAAAGATACAGGTAATCTGATTATCCTACGAGTTGTGATTGACAAGGACTCCCAGCAACAGGAGGCAGGAGGTACCTTCCTTCTTGGGGTTCGAGTGGTCGCCATGCAAGGAGCGTGTGACTGGTGTCGGATATGGGATTGCAGTGGAAAAGGCACCTGGGCAGAGCCTGTGCGGCGGGAACCGTTACAGCTCTCCTGGCCCTGATGCCGTTCGCGGGTGTGAATCGGGCCCATGCGGCCGGGCTGACGAGCCAG includes the following:
- a CDS encoding DUF6541 family protein — encoded protein: MTSQTVDSVDMVGPVEPDVPSGTAHPHAAGPRFLKSAWLVPLASVAGVAMAFGLVVAWFPKTWEMWNMPIQAIDAPSHYYFIRKLLRNGLPVAFELNPNDSFYPPLFHLMVYCLIKVAGFFGCTVNIFTGLNLVWIFASGLLFPAGMLLWCSYFFGDMPRLQVAGMCLLVPVLSVTSAAFPFWLFDAGPLFAYGLATALLPFSLYSGLRLMDAIADRRKPDTPGRGLVFWVPVNLALAVLVLLAHPRIAFTYLVLMVFFILFRLSWKLIAGAAGFGCLAAALFAVYVMRRDHGKDYLHPSTWFHTFQPTRSLPDAIGVLFTGNLSGFAGLLMAVCIVLALAASLLLSGRRFREGLSLVLSFLLIGLIYVCSAAVSGPLANILTAAWYRGETRPLAMLPLAIIPLLVFGARCLLNPQPAVWKCGKKVLTGSTDVTTDWLSAPAVNGAFRVLTVTALSLVLVVAGNIYNPRRDDLALLAEANTVLDREDPHSQLTRAKFEALTTVRNRAGQDDAVIVSDPLNGSMYGMTLYGLNMLYPVYNPMDTKNGKVFGEVEHAFASGDADRLLTTVCPVDPSFTQHGPGGAVAAPKYFLTMGPQAPDLHMFTYRAQYDPFHDQNLIDGYVKFGCLAEGGGLWRSCRRRGALGALPVRLPVTQVVSCFCLCMFAPPSLAVLPYSRMMWAGSSELGSRYDLAVCESSVLFPGVCVSVRKIQVI